The window CGGTCGACGACGCGATCGTGCCGGCGGTGATCGCGACGACCGCCTCGACGACGTTGTAGGTGATCGTCGCGGCGACCAGCAGCCGCACCCGGCGGGCGAGCACCGCGCGGCGCGCCAGCGACGGTTCCGCCGGTGTCAGGTCGATGAGGGGGAGGGTCATCAGCAGCAGCCCTTTTCGCCGGAATCCGGACACGCGGCCGGGTCTACCGTCAGGACGAGGCCGAGCAGATCTGCGAGGGCGTGTGCCAGCCGGGCGTCGGCCAGCTCGTACCGGGTGCGGCGGCCCTGGGGCACGGCGACCACCAGGCCGCAGCCGCGCAGACACGACAGGTGGTTCGACAGGTTCTGCCGGGTCGTGCTCAGTAGTTCGGCCAGCTCCGCCGGGTATCCCGGTCCGTCGCGCAGCGCCAGCAGCAGTCGCGCCCGGGTCGGGTCGGACAGGGCATGACCGAAGCGGGCCAGCACCTGCCCGTGCGTCAACGTCTCCACATCGCCGATAGTACATTCGGCGATGTACTAAGAAGGGTGGGGCCTCACCCGTGCAGCATGGTGTTCCTGTTCAAGGTAAAGCGTGCGCTGTACCCTCGCGGTCGCTCGAGCCGAGGAGCGGCGGTGCCGTCGTGGGTCGGAGACGCGGCACCCCCGGGCCGGTGTCGGCTCCGGGGGTGCGGGTGTCGCGGGTTGGTCAGTCGTTGCGGTGCTCGGCCCACCACTGCTGCCCGGTCTCGGGCAGGGTGTCGATCGGGTCGTAGTAGGCGTGGCGCTTGTTGAGCGCCTCGGCGTCGGCGGACTCGATGGAGGTGCGGTAGTTCTTCGTCCAGTACGAGATGCCGCGGTCGCGGTCGTACTCGGTGAGCATGTGCACCCAGCGCTTGCCGACGAAGGGCACGTCGCACACGATGCGCGGGGTGGCGTAGCCGGGCAGGTAGCCCATGATGTCGTGCTGGAGCTGCTGGGCGTGCCAGACCGGGACCCGCCAGTGCTCGGCGTTGGGGATCATGTCGCACATGTAGAAGTAGTACGGCAGGATGCCCGCCTCGCCCTGGAGGGCGAAGCAGAGGTCGAGCAGGTCGGGGGCGGTGGCGTTGACGCCGCGCATGAGCACGCCCTGGTTGCGGACGTCGCGTACGCCGACGTCGAGGGCGGTCTGGGCGGCCCTGGCGACCAGCGGGGTGAGCGACTGGGCGTGGTTGACGTGGGTGTGGATGGCGAGGTTGACGCCGCGGCGGGCGGCGGTGCGGGCGACCCGTTCGAGGCCCTCGACGACGTCGGGCTGGAGCCAGTGCTGGGGCAGGCCCATGAGGGCCTTGGTGGCGAGCCGGATGTCGCGGATGGTCTCGATCTCCAGCAGCCGCATCAGGTAGGACTCGAGGTTCTTCCACGGGACGTTGGCCACGTCGCCGCCGGAGACGACGACGTCACGGACGCCGGGGTGGGCCTTGAGGTAGCCGATGTGGGCGTCGTAGCGGTCGACGGGCTTGAGGGTGAGCTTGAGCTTGTCGACGGCAGGCGTGGAGTTGCCGACGAGGTCCATGCGGGTGCAGTGCCCGCAGTACTGGGGGCAGGTGGAGAGCAGCTCGGCGAGGACCTTGGTGGGGTAGCGGTGGGTGAGGCCCTCGGCGACCCACATGTCGTGTTCGTGCAGGGAGTCGCGGCTGGCGTACGGGTGGGAGGGCCAGTCGGTGCGCCGGTCGGAGGCGACGGGGATCATGTAGCGCCGGATGGGGTCGGCGAGGAACGCCTCGGTGGTCATCGGCGCGAACGGGACCATGGTGTTCATCATCTGTGGCGGCACCAGCATGGACATGGTGGCCAGGGCCTTCTGGTCGGCCTCGAGGTCGGCGTAGAAGGTCTCGTCGACCGTGTCGCCGAGGACGGTGCGCAGCTGCTTGATGTTCTTGACGCAGTTGACGCGCTGCCACTGGGCGTTCTCCCACTGGTCGCGGGTGACGTGGCGCCAGCCGGGGAAGCGGGTCCAGTCGGGTTCGACGAGGGGCGCGCGGCGGTACTCGTAGGGCTGTCCGGCGGTGGGGACGGCGACCGGCGCGGGGCGGGGCGCAGGCGGGGTCTCTACCGGTTGGGTCTGGGTCACGGCCCCTCCTCGATGTGGTGCGGTTGATCAGCGACCCCGAAGGCTACTGGAAAATATTCGGTGAAGAAATTAGTCTGCCGTAAGTTTTCCCGCTACGCGAGCCCTGGTCGGGGCTTCGAGCGGCGTGACAGGGGAGGTCGGCGTGACGTCACCGGTGGGTCTGCACCGCGTTGTCGAACCGGCGGGGGTGCTGCCGCAGGCCGCGTGGCGGCTGGACGCGAGTCCGGAGATCGCGCCGAACGAGGTGCGGATCCGGGTGGAGCGGCTGAACCTGGACGCGGCGAGCTTCCGGCAGCTGTGGGAGAAGCACGGCGGGGACGGCGACGCGGTCCGCGCCGAGGTGCTCCAGATCGTGTCGACGCGCGGCAAGATGCAGAACCCGGTGACCGGCTCGGGCGGG is drawn from Micromonospora sp. NBC_01740 and contains these coding sequences:
- a CDS encoding KamA family radical SAM protein, which encodes MTQTQPVETPPAPRPAPVAVPTAGQPYEYRRAPLVEPDWTRFPGWRHVTRDQWENAQWQRVNCVKNIKQLRTVLGDTVDETFYADLEADQKALATMSMLVPPQMMNTMVPFAPMTTEAFLADPIRRYMIPVASDRRTDWPSHPYASRDSLHEHDMWVAEGLTHRYPTKVLAELLSTCPQYCGHCTRMDLVGNSTPAVDKLKLTLKPVDRYDAHIGYLKAHPGVRDVVVSGGDVANVPWKNLESYLMRLLEIETIRDIRLATKALMGLPQHWLQPDVVEGLERVARTAARRGVNLAIHTHVNHAQSLTPLVARAAQTALDVGVRDVRNQGVLMRGVNATAPDLLDLCFALQGEAGILPYYFYMCDMIPNAEHWRVPVWHAQQLQHDIMGYLPGYATPRIVCDVPFVGKRWVHMLTEYDRDRGISYWTKNYRTSIESADAEALNKRHAYYDPIDTLPETGQQWWAEHRND
- a CDS encoding ArsR/SmtB family transcription factor, producing the protein METLTHGQVLARFGHALSDPTRARLLLALRDGPGYPAELAELLSTTRQNLSNHLSCLRGCGLVVAVPQGRRTRYELADARLAHALADLLGLVLTVDPAACPDSGEKGCC